The proteins below are encoded in one region of Persephonella hydrogeniphila:
- the rplI gene encoding 50S ribosomal protein L9, which translates to MKVILAKDVEGWGTIGDIIEVKRGFARNYLIPKGLAYEATDSNVKMVQEILRQKARKLEREKQKALEIAEKLKGLEIEIKKPVGTTGKLYGSVTTADIAEVLKEKGIEIDKKKIMLRSPIRNIGAYNITIRLHPEVSEVIKVHVIPENME; encoded by the coding sequence ATGAAAGTAATTCTTGCAAAAGATGTTGAAGGATGGGGAACAATAGGAGATATTATAGAAGTTAAAAGAGGTTTTGCCAGAAACTACCTTATACCTAAAGGCCTTGCATATGAAGCAACTGACAGTAATGTAAAGATGGTACAGGAAATTCTCAGGCAAAAGGCAAGAAAGCTTGAAAGAGAAAAACAAAAAGCCTTAGAAATCGCCGAAAAATTAAAAGGATTAGAGATAGAAATCAAAAAACCTGTAGGTACTACAGGTAAACTTTACGGTTCTGTTACAACAGCAGATATAGCTGAAGTTCTCAAAGAAAAAGGCATAGAGATAGATAAGAAAAAGATCATGCTCAGAAGTCCTATCAGAAACATAGGAGCATACAATATTACAATAAGACTCCATCCTGAAGTAAGCGAAGTTATCAAAGTTCATGTAATTCCTGAAAATATGGAATAA